The following proteins are co-located in the Desulfatitalea tepidiphila genome:
- a CDS encoding M20 metallopeptidase family protein → MADLNLADTIDVLVNQKEAEVINIRRDIHMHPEVSGKEERTSGIVAEYLEKHDIEVQRCKNSFGVVGRLKGSKPGPIIALRADMDALPIREKTGLPYASKIDGQMHACGHDVHTAVLMGTASVLSTVRDKLNGTAIFLFQPSEEFFPGGALGLIEEGGIDNPKPNAIFALHTSPIPLGKIAISPGPVIGSVSSLSLRIFGRGGHFSAPHLAVDPILVSSNVVVALSSMVPRRVNPMENAVLTFGMIEGGTRDNIIGDMVVLRGNIGSLNESLCVKLMEDLEKTVKGITEGMGATYKLRYIHGYPTVRNDPHQTTYVRDVATRVIGESNVVPCTPSLGGEDMSYFLNKIPGAFFFLGVHDPDSDQPPVINHDPAFAPDERAIAIGMRLMSRLVTDAAD, encoded by the coding sequence ATGGCCGATCTTAACTTGGCAGATACTATCGATGTTTTGGTGAACCAAAAGGAAGCTGAGGTGATCAACATCCGCCGTGATATCCATATGCATCCGGAAGTTTCAGGAAAAGAAGAACGAACTTCGGGTATTGTGGCCGAGTATCTCGAAAAACACGACATCGAGGTACAGCGTTGCAAAAATAGTTTCGGAGTCGTTGGCAGGTTGAAAGGAAGCAAACCTGGACCAATCATCGCTTTGAGAGCCGACATGGATGCTCTACCAATACGGGAAAAAACAGGGTTGCCATATGCATCCAAAATTGATGGCCAAATGCATGCCTGCGGTCATGATGTTCATACGGCAGTTCTGATGGGTACCGCATCGGTGCTGTCCACCGTGAGAGATAAGCTTAATGGTACCGCAATTTTTCTGTTTCAACCATCGGAAGAATTTTTTCCTGGAGGCGCTCTGGGACTAATTGAGGAAGGCGGTATCGACAATCCCAAACCCAATGCCATTTTTGCCCTACACACTAGTCCGATCCCCCTTGGGAAAATCGCCATTTCCCCCGGACCGGTGATTGGCTCGGTCAGCTCACTGAGTTTACGTATTTTTGGCCGTGGCGGCCATTTTTCGGCACCTCACTTGGCAGTGGATCCTATTCTGGTTTCATCGAATGTGGTCGTTGCCTTAAGTTCCATGGTGCCGCGCCGAGTGAACCCTATGGAAAATGCTGTGCTTACATTCGGTATGATCGAGGGGGGAACCAGGGATAACATAATCGGTGACATGGTGGTTCTTAGAGGGAACATCGGATCTTTGAACGAATCGCTTTGTGTGAAACTGATGGAGGATCTGGAAAAGACAGTCAAAGGTATTACTGAAGGTATGGGAGCAACCTATAAACTAAGGTATATTCATGGCTATCCGACGGTCCGCAACGATCCGCATCAAACGACCTATGTCCGGGATGTTGCAACGCGGGTGATCGGAGAGTCCAACGTTGTCCCATGTACACCCTCACTTGGTGGCGAAGACATGTCATACTTTCTAAATAAAATTCCGGGCGCCTTTTTTTTCCTTGGAGTACACGATCCTGATAGCGACCAGCCGCCCGTCATTAACCATGATCCAGCTTTCGCACCTGACGAACGGGCCATTGCCATCGGCATGAGACTGATGTCCCGTTTGGTAACAGATGCTGCTGACTAG
- a CDS encoding DUF362 domain-containing protein, producing MESLNTSRVAIVNTADRQTGVAASIRALDINPVKNKNVLIKPNFNTADPTPGSTHNDTLAALVEEIWKLGAKAVTLGERSYPPTREVMEQKGVIALLEKLDVRLIDFDSLAEKDWVKIDLKDSHWEDGFRVARPILESECLITTCCLKTHQYGGIFTLSLKNHVGVVPTTRHGYNYMRELHSSPHQRKLIAEINVPFKPALVVLDGVEAFVDGGPATGKRANGNVFVASTDRVAVDAVGVAILKSLGSNESIMKPKIFEQEQIARASELGLGASSPSHIEVMAADEYSREYRDRVAAILDQG from the coding sequence ATGGAAAGTTTAAATACGAGTAGAGTGGCCATTGTCAATACAGCGGATCGCCAAACTGGTGTCGCTGCGTCGATCCGTGCGCTGGACATAAATCCGGTAAAAAACAAGAATGTGCTGATCAAGCCTAATTTCAACACTGCGGATCCAACCCCGGGATCCACGCACAACGATACCCTGGCGGCCCTCGTGGAAGAGATATGGAAGCTGGGTGCCAAAGCGGTTACACTCGGTGAGCGCAGCTATCCGCCAACCCGCGAGGTCATGGAGCAAAAAGGGGTCATTGCGCTGTTGGAAAAGCTGGATGTCCGATTGATCGATTTCGACAGCCTGGCTGAAAAAGACTGGGTCAAGATTGATTTAAAGGATTCACACTGGGAAGACGGCTTCCGGGTAGCCCGGCCAATCCTTGAAAGCGAGTGCCTTATAACTACTTGCTGTCTGAAAACCCATCAGTACGGGGGAATTTTTACCTTGTCCCTGAAAAACCATGTGGGAGTAGTCCCCACTACCCGCCATGGCTATAATTACATGCGAGAACTCCACTCATCGCCCCACCAGCGTAAGTTGATTGCAGAAATAAACGTCCCCTTCAAGCCCGCTCTGGTTGTCCTGGACGGGGTAGAAGCATTTGTGGACGGCGGACCGGCAACCGGGAAACGCGCCAATGGCAATGTTTTCGTCGCATCTACGGATCGGGTGGCAGTTGATGCCGTCGGCGTGGCGATTTTAAAATCGTTGGGAAGCAACGAATCCATAATGAAACCGAAGATATTTGAGCAGGAACAAATTGCGAGAGCATCGGAACTGGGGCTTGGCGCATCATCGCCTTCCCACATTGAGGTGATGGCCGCTGATGAGTACAGCCGTGAATACAGGGATAGGGTGGCTGCCATTTTAGACCAGGGTTGA